A single window of Pseudomonas lutea DNA harbors:
- the argF gene encoding ornithine carbamoyltransferase: protein MSARHFLSMMDYTPAELVGVIRRGVELKDLRNRGVLFEPLRGRILAMIFEKSSTRTRVSFETGMIQLGGQAIFLSPRDTQLGRGEPIADGARVMSRMVDAVMIRTFAHSNLIEFATHSRVPVINGLSDDLHPCQLLADMQTFLEHRGSIQGKTVAWIGDGNNMCNSYIEAAIQFDFQLRVACPEGYEPSAQFLALAGDRVTLTRDPYEAVKGAHLISTDVWTSMGQEEEAAKRLALFKPFQVNREMLDRAATDVLFMHCLPAHRGEEISVDLLDDPRSVAWDQAENRLHAQKALLEFLVAPAYTPA from the coding sequence ATGAGCGCAAGGCACTTTCTCTCGATGATGGACTACACCCCCGCTGAGCTGGTCGGGGTGATTCGTCGCGGCGTTGAGCTGAAGGACCTGCGAAACCGAGGCGTTCTGTTCGAGCCCTTGCGCGGCCGCATCCTGGCGATGATTTTCGAGAAATCCTCGACGCGCACACGGGTCTCGTTCGAAACCGGGATGATCCAACTGGGCGGGCAGGCCATTTTTCTCTCGCCCCGAGACACCCAGCTTGGCCGTGGCGAACCCATTGCCGACGGCGCGCGCGTCATGTCGCGGATGGTCGATGCGGTGATGATCAGAACCTTCGCTCACAGCAACCTCATCGAGTTCGCCACCCATTCGCGCGTGCCCGTAATCAACGGCCTGTCCGATGACCTTCACCCGTGTCAACTGCTGGCGGACATGCAAACGTTCCTCGAACACCGGGGCTCTATCCAGGGCAAAACCGTGGCGTGGATCGGTGACGGCAACAACATGTGCAACAGCTATATAGAAGCGGCGATCCAGTTCGACTTTCAGCTGCGCGTCGCGTGCCCCGAGGGCTACGAACCCAGCGCGCAGTTCCTCGCCCTGGCCGGTGACCGCGTGACCTTGACCCGCGATCCCTACGAAGCCGTCAAAGGTGCGCATCTGATCAGCACCGATGTATGGACCTCCATGGGACAGGAAGAAGAAGCCGCCAAGCGTCTGGCGTTGTTCAAGCCGTTTCAGGTTAACCGTGAAATGCTCGACCGGGCCGCCACTGACGTGCTTTTCATGCATTGCCTGCCAGCCCACCGTGGTGAAGAGATCAGCGTTGACCTGCTCGATGACCCACGCTCGGTTGCCTGGGATCAGGCAGAGAACCGCCTGCATGCGCAGAAGGCTTTGCTCGAATTCCTGGTGGCTCCGGCCTACACCCCGGCATGA
- a CDS encoding ABC transporter ATP-binding protein — translation MSHPLLLTLHHLACGYEDQRVVQNLNLHLNAGDIGCLLGSSGCGKTTTLRAIAGFEPVHEGQITLAGEVISRAGFTLAPEKRRIGMVFQDYALFPHLTVADNIAFGIRNHPRQKQVVEEMLELVNLGALGKRHPHELSGGQQQRVALARALAPEPQLLLLDEPFSNLDGELRRRLSHEVRDILKARGTSAILVTHDQEEAFAVSDHVGVFKNGRLEQWDTPYNLYHEPATPYVASFVGQGYFIRGQMIDAESVQTELGVLRGNRAYAGARGTPMDVLLRPDDIVYAPDSPIRARVASLTFQGAATLYRLQLPTGTQLEALFPSHVDLRPGDQVGFQVSAEHLVLFPASGSVPLHHDVAV, via the coding sequence ATGAGTCATCCCCTGCTCCTGACATTGCATCATCTGGCCTGTGGCTATGAGGACCAACGGGTGGTGCAGAATCTCAATCTGCACTTGAATGCCGGCGACATCGGCTGCCTGCTGGGGTCCTCGGGCTGCGGCAAGACCACTACCCTGCGCGCCATCGCCGGATTCGAGCCAGTGCATGAGGGGCAGATCACATTGGCGGGTGAAGTCATTTCCAGGGCCGGGTTTACGCTCGCACCGGAGAAGCGCCGGATCGGCATGGTGTTTCAGGACTACGCCCTGTTTCCGCACCTCACTGTCGCCGACAACATTGCCTTCGGCATCCGTAATCACCCGCGCCAGAAGCAGGTGGTTGAGGAGATGCTCGAACTGGTCAATCTGGGCGCGCTGGGCAAACGTCATCCCCATGAGCTCTCTGGCGGTCAACAACAGCGGGTGGCGCTGGCCCGAGCGCTGGCACCCGAGCCGCAGCTGTTACTGCTCGACGAGCCTTTCTCCAATCTGGATGGCGAGTTGCGCCGTCGTCTGAGCCACGAGGTTCGAGACATCCTCAAGGCCCGGGGCACCAGCGCGATTCTGGTGACCCATGATCAGGAAGAAGCGTTCGCGGTGAGCGACCACGTCGGGGTCTTCAAAAACGGTCGGCTGGAACAATGGGACACGCCTTACAACCTTTATCACGAGCCGGCCACGCCTTACGTCGCCAGTTTCGTAGGCCAGGGCTACTTCATCCGCGGCCAGATGATCGACGCCGAATCGGTGCAAACCGAATTGGGCGTGCTGAGGGGTAATCGGGCCTATGCAGGCGCGCGCGGGACGCCGATGGACGTACTGTTACGCCCTGACGACATCGTCTATGCGCCAGACAGCCCGATCAGAGCCCGCGTGGCGAGCCTGACATTCCAAGGCGCAGCCACCCTCTACCGCTTGCAACTGCCGACCGGCACGCAGCTGGAGGCGTTATTCCCCAGCCACGTAGACTTGCGCCCCGGCGATCAGGTCGGCTTCCAAGTCTCAGCCGAACACCTGGTCCTGTTTCCGGCCTCGGGCAGCGTGCCGTTGCATCACGATGTAGCGGTCTGA
- a CDS encoding PhzF family phenazine biosynthesis protein, whose protein sequence is MQLEFHQVDAFTDRSFAGNPAMVYRLDAWLSDQLMQQIAAEHNLSETAFLVREAQGWHIRWFTPTHEVPLCGHATLASAFVLFEKYGEKAEVIQFIGKSGPLSVSRDHNRLILDFPSMPPSELGVTVEIERALGIEVVDVLGAAELLVVLESEQAVRDCKPDFAAIARLPWPGVIVTAKGDGVRYDFVSRYFAPAIGINEDPVTGSTHCSLIPYWSARLNKFSLTGYQASARGGELFCRLEGDRVKIGGHATLVASGTLMLG, encoded by the coding sequence ATGCAGCTTGAATTCCACCAGGTCGACGCGTTCACCGACCGTTCCTTCGCGGGCAACCCGGCGATGGTCTACCGCCTCGACGCCTGGCTTTCCGACCAGTTGATGCAGCAGATTGCTGCCGAGCACAATTTGTCTGAAACCGCGTTTCTGGTTCGCGAGGCACAGGGCTGGCACATTCGCTGGTTCACCCCGACCCATGAAGTGCCGCTGTGCGGGCACGCGACGTTGGCCAGCGCCTTTGTGCTGTTCGAAAAGTACGGAGAGAAGGCCGAGGTCATCCAGTTCATCGGCAAGTCCGGCCCCCTGAGCGTAAGCCGCGATCACAACCGGCTGATTCTGGACTTTCCCTCCATGCCGCCCAGTGAACTCGGTGTGACGGTGGAGATAGAGCGTGCTCTGGGCATTGAAGTGGTGGACGTGCTTGGCGCTGCGGAGCTGCTGGTTGTGCTGGAGTCCGAGCAGGCGGTCCGTGACTGCAAGCCGGACTTCGCCGCCATTGCCCGTCTGCCCTGGCCCGGCGTGATCGTCACCGCCAAGGGTGATGGTGTGCGTTACGACTTCGTCTCACGCTATTTTGCGCCAGCCATCGGCATCAATGAGGACCCTGTCACCGGGTCGACGCACTGCAGCCTGATCCCTTACTGGTCTGCACGTTTGAACAAGTTCAGTCTGACCGGTTATCAGGCGTCTGCGAGGGGCGGGGAGTTGTTCTGCCGGCTGGAGGGCGACCGCGTCAAAATCGGCGGCCATGCAACTCTGGTCGCCAGCGGCACGTTGATGCTGGGATGA
- the ybaK gene encoding Cys-tRNA(Pro) deacylase, with the protein MTPALDLLKKVRAEHRVHSYEHDPKAASYGLEAAEKLGLAPAQVFKTLLASTEKGELLVAVVPVVGSLDLKALAHAAGAKKAEMADPAAAQRATGYLLGGISPLGQKKRLRTFIDESAQPFATIYVSAGRRGLEVELPAAVLAEHTGASFARIGRE; encoded by the coding sequence ATGACCCCTGCATTGGATTTACTGAAAAAGGTTCGCGCCGAACATCGCGTGCACAGTTATGAGCACGACCCCAAAGCTGCGTCATATGGGCTGGAGGCGGCGGAAAAGCTCGGTCTGGCCCCTGCCCAAGTGTTCAAAACGCTCCTGGCCAGCACGGAAAAAGGTGAGCTGCTGGTCGCCGTGGTGCCGGTCGTGGGCTCGCTGGATCTGAAAGCGCTGGCCCATGCTGCGGGTGCAAAAAAGGCAGAGATGGCCGACCCGGCCGCCGCGCAGCGAGCAACAGGCTATTTACTGGGCGGTATCAGCCCGCTGGGGCAGAAGAAACGGTTGCGTACCTTTATTGATGAGTCTGCCCAACCGTTCGCTACCATTTATGTCAGCGCTGGTCGACGCGGCCTTGAAGTCGAGCTGCCGGCCGCAGTACTTGCAGAGCACACCGGTGCGAGCTTTGCCCGGATTGGTCGCGAATGA
- the glpK gene encoding glycerol kinase GlpK, whose amino-acid sequence MTDTENKNYIIALDQGTTSSRAIIFDRDANVVSSAQSEFVQHYPQPGWVEHDPMEIFATQTACMTKVLAQANLHHNQIAAIGITNQRETTVVWEKETGRPIYNAVVWQCRRSTEICEQLKRDGLEDYIRDTTGLVIDPYFSGSKLKWILDHVEGSRERARRGELLFGTVDSWLIWKFTGGKVHVTDYTNASRTMLFNIHTLEWDQRMLDVLGVPREMLPEVKSSSEVYGHSKSGIPIAGIAGDQQSALFGQMCVEPGQAKNTYGTGCFLLMNTGKKAVKSSHGMLTTIGCGPRGEVAYALEGAVFNGGSTVQWLRDELKIVNDSMDTEYFATKVKNSNGVYLVPAFTGLGAPYWDPYARGALFGLTRGVKVDHIIRAALESIAYQTRDVLDAMQQDAGEPLKALRVDGGAVANNFLMQFQADILGTPVERPKMRETTALGAAYLAGLAIGFWSGLDELKGKAVIERKFEPQCDDAEKEKLYAGWRKAVDRTRDWEPHENAE is encoded by the coding sequence ATGACTGACACCGAAAATAAGAATTACATCATCGCGCTGGACCAAGGCACCACCAGTTCGCGCGCCATCATTTTTGACCGCGACGCCAATGTGGTGAGCAGCGCTCAGAGCGAGTTCGTTCAGCATTACCCCCAGCCGGGTTGGGTCGAGCACGACCCCATGGAGATCTTCGCGACCCAGACCGCGTGCATGACCAAAGTGCTGGCGCAGGCCAACCTGCACCACAACCAGATCGCCGCCATCGGCATCACCAACCAGCGTGAAACCACGGTGGTATGGGAGAAGGAAACCGGCCGGCCGATCTACAACGCAGTGGTCTGGCAGTGCCGACGCAGCACCGAGATCTGCGAGCAGCTCAAGCGCGACGGTCTGGAAGATTACATTCGCGACACCACCGGCCTGGTCATCGACCCGTACTTTTCCGGCAGCAAACTCAAGTGGATTCTGGATCACGTCGAAGGCAGCCGCGAACGCGCCCGCCGCGGCGAGTTGCTGTTCGGCACGGTCGATAGCTGGCTGATCTGGAAGTTTACCGGCGGCAAGGTTCACGTCACCGATTACACCAATGCGTCGCGAACGATGTTGTTCAACATCCATACGCTGGAATGGGATCAGCGCATGCTCGACGTTCTCGGCGTACCTCGCGAGATGCTTCCCGAGGTCAAGTCGTCCTCCGAAGTTTATGGCCACAGCAAAAGCGGCATCCCCATCGCCGGGATTGCGGGCGACCAGCAATCGGCGCTGTTCGGTCAGATGTGCGTTGAACCGGGGCAGGCCAAGAATACCTACGGCACCGGTTGCTTCCTGCTGATGAATACGGGCAAGAAAGCGGTGAAATCCAGCCACGGCATGCTCACGACCATCGGCTGCGGGCCGCGCGGTGAAGTGGCGTACGCGCTGGAGGGTGCCGTCTTCAACGGTGGCTCGACCGTGCAGTGGCTGCGGGACGAGCTGAAAATCGTCAACGACTCGATGGACACCGAGTACTTCGCGACCAAAGTCAAAAACAGCAACGGCGTGTATCTGGTTCCTGCGTTCACTGGCCTGGGCGCGCCCTATTGGGACCCGTATGCACGCGGAGCCCTGTTCGGGCTGACCCGAGGCGTGAAGGTCGACCACATCATTCGCGCGGCGCTGGAATCCATTGCCTATCAGACCCGCGACGTGCTCGACGCCATGCAACAGGACGCCGGCGAGCCGCTCAAGGCGCTGCGGGTTGACGGCGGCGCGGTGGCCAACAACTTCCTCATGCAATTCCAGGCCGACATCCTCGGCACGCCGGTGGAGCGCCCTAAAATGCGCGAAACCACTGCGCTGGGCGCTGCGTACCTTGCCGGTCTGGCGATCGGTTTCTGGAGCGGGCTTGACGAGCTGAAGGGCAAGGCGGTCATCGAGCGCAAGTTCGAGCCGCAATGCGATGACGCCGAGAAGGAAAAACTTTACGCCGGCTGGCGCAAGGCCGTGGACCGCACGCGCGACTGGGAACCGCACGAGAACGCCGAATAA
- a CDS encoding DeoR/GlpR family transcriptional regulator: protein MNLPPRQQQILELVRERGYVSIEEMAQLFVVTPQTIRRDINQLAEMNLLRRYHGGAAYDSSIENTAYAMRADQMRDEKQRIAEAIAAQIPDHASLFINIGTTTESIARALLNHNHLKIITNNLHVASILSGKDDFEVLLAGGNVRRDGGVVGQASVDFITQFKVDFALVGISGIDEDGSLLDFDYQEVRVSQAIIANARQVILAADSSKFGRNAMVRLGPITLIDCLVTDQAPVPALAQLLTQNKIRLEVV from the coding sequence ATGAATCTGCCACCCCGTCAACAGCAGATCCTCGAGCTGGTCCGTGAGCGCGGCTACGTCAGCATCGAGGAAATGGCGCAGCTGTTCGTCGTGACCCCTCAGACCATCCGCCGTGATATCAACCAACTGGCGGAAATGAATCTCCTGCGTCGCTACCACGGCGGCGCGGCCTACGACTCAAGCATTGAAAACACCGCCTACGCCATGCGTGCCGATCAGATGCGCGACGAGAAGCAGCGTATCGCTGAAGCGATCGCTGCGCAGATCCCCGATCACGCATCACTGTTCATCAACATCGGCACGACGACCGAATCCATCGCTCGCGCGCTGCTCAATCACAACCACCTGAAAATCATCACCAACAACCTTCATGTCGCGTCGATCCTGAGCGGCAAGGATGATTTTGAGGTCCTGCTGGCTGGCGGAAATGTGCGGCGAGATGGTGGCGTAGTGGGTCAGGCGAGCGTGGATTTCATCACGCAGTTCAAGGTTGATTTCGCGCTGGTCGGTATCAGCGGGATAGACGAAGACGGCAGTCTGCTGGATTTTGACTATCAGGAAGTGCGAGTTTCCCAAGCGATCATCGCCAACGCGCGGCAAGTCATTCTTGCGGCAGACTCCAGCAAGTTCGGGCGCAACGCCATGGTTCGTCTGGGCCCGATCACGCTGATCGATTGCCTGGTGACCGATCAGGCGCCTGTCCCGGCGTTGGCGCAATTGCTGACGCAGAACAAGATTCGCCTGGAAGTCGTTTAA